Genomic window (Propionibacteriaceae bacterium ZF39):
CGGCGGCGTCGGCCATGGTGGCATAGCCGAGCGCGATCATCGTCTTGAAGGGAGCGTCGGCGACGAGCCGGACGGTCGCCTCGAGGATGACCGCCAGGGTCCCCTCGGTCCCGGCCAGGAACTTCGCGACATCGAAGCCGTTCTCGGGCAGCAGGTGTTCGAGGGAGTAGCCCGAGACCTGGCGGCCGAACTGGCCGAACTCGGTGCGGATCAGCGCCAGGTTTTCCCCGACGAGCTTCTCGAGGGCAGCCAGCGTGGGCGATTCGGTCCGCTCCCCGCTGGTCACCCGAAGACGTTCACCGTTGCCGAGCAGCACATCGAGCGAGACCACATTGTCCGCGCTGCGGCCATAACCGAGGGCACGGGGGCCGCAGGCGTTGTTGCCGATCATCCCGCCGATCGTGCACCGGTTGCTCGTCGACGGATCCGGGCCGAACCGCAGGCCGTGTGGCCGGGCCACTTTCTGCAGTTCCGATTGGACAACGCCGGACTCGACCCGGGCCGTGCGCGCCGCCGGGTCGACCTCGAGCACGTGATGCAGGTGCCGACGCAGATCCACGACGAGACCCGGGCCCACCGCATTGCCCGCGCACGATGTGCCGGCACCCCGGCTGGTGACCGGCGTACGCTTCTCGAACGCCGACCGCACGACCTGCTCGAGCTCGGTCACCGACTCCGGGAACGCCACCGCTTCCGGGACCACCCGATAAAGGCTGGCATCCGTCGAATAGAGCGCACGCGTGAGAGTCGAGGAATCGAGCTGGGCAGTCATGCGCTCATCCTGCCAGCAGAAGCGGAATCGCCCGGCGAGCGTCAGTCCGCGGCCAGCACGGCCTCGAAGGCGCGGCCCAGGGCCCGGAAGTCCTCGGGATCGACCGCCGCCACGAACGCCCGACGCACGGACTCCACATGGCTGGGAGCGGCTGACTTGAGCAGTTCGAATCCTTCGGCGGTGAGATGGGCCCAGACCCCGCGGCGATCACTCGGACAGGCCTGGCGCTCCACGAGTCCGGCCTTCTCCATGCGGGCGACGGTGTGCGTCAGGCGTGATCGCGACTGGTGCACGGCATCGGCGAGATCGGACATCCGCAACTGCCGGTCCTCGGCCTCCTCGAGACACACCAGAATCTCGTATTCGGCCAGATCGATCCCGAATGGACGGAGATCAGCATCGAGGCGCTCGTTGATCCGCGCGACCCCGAGCAGATAGGTCCGCCAGATCCGTTGCTGCTCCTGATCCAGCCAGCGCGCCTGTACTCGTTCCGACATGTCACGAGTATACCAATAAGTTGATGGTTCAACTGTGTGATCGGCTTGCCCTGCGGAATCAGGGCGCTGTGGGCCTCATGATCGTTGTACGTGTGGGTAGGATCACAGGTCAGGCAACAGAGTGGTTAGCCAGTTACGGAGGGCACGATGGTGGATTATGCCGGCGCAATCGACGAGAAGACCAAGCAGCAACTGGCCGACCGATACCGCAATGTCGCGGAGATGTTGGTCAAGCGCGCCGACGTGGATCCCGCAAAGCTCGCCTTCCAATATCCCGATGCCAAGGAGAATTGGCGCTCGCTGAGTTGGCGTCAGACGAAGGAATACGCGTTCGATCTCGCCGGCGCTCTGCTGTCGGTGGGGTTGCAGGCAGAGGACCGGGTGGCCATCGCCTCCACCACCCGCATCGAATGGATCCTCGCCGACCTGGCGATCATGTGCGCCGGTGGCGCCACCACCACCATCTATCCGACCACGCAGTCCGACGACGTCAGCTACATCCTCGACGACTCCGGATCCCGGGTCGCCATCGTGGAGGATCCTGCCCAGCTGGCCAAGCTCCAGGAACACCCGGAGGTGTTCGAGCGGTTGCTGGCCGTGGTGCTGATCGACGGTGAATCCGACCACGAGCGCGTGCACAGCTGGGCCGAATTCCGGGAGCTGGGCAAGACCTATCGCGCCGACAACCCCGACACCATCGACCGGGCAATCGCCTCGACCGGTCCGGACCAGCTTTCGACGCTGATCTATACGTCGGGCACGACGGGCCGGCCGAAGGGCGTGCGGCTCACCCATGACGCGTGGACCTATCAGGGCCGGGCCGTCGAAATCATCCAGCTGGCCACTCCGGACGACGTCCATTATCTGTGGCTGCCGCTGTCGCATGTGTTCGGCAAGTGCCTGCTGTCGATTCAGCTCCAGATCGGGTTCA
Coding sequences:
- a CDS encoding MarR family transcriptional regulator, which produces MSERVQARWLDQEQQRIWRTYLLGVARINERLDADLRPFGIDLAEYEILVCLEEAEDRQLRMSDLADAVHQSRSRLTHTVARMEKAGLVERQACPSDRRGVWAHLTAEGFELLKSAAPSHVESVRRAFVAAVDPEDFRALGRAFEAVLAAD